The Thermanaerovibrio acidaminovorans DSM 6589 genome contains a region encoding:
- the rfbA gene encoding glucose-1-phosphate thymidylyltransferase RfbA: MIGKGIILAGGSGTRLYPLTLATSKQLLPVYDKPMIYYPLSVLMLAGIRDILLITTPEDQANFKQLLGDGAQWGISLSYEIQPSPGGLAQAFLIGEKFLNGNSSCLVLGDNLFYGRGLGEMLARVTSREEGATIFGYPLKNPRDYGVVELDASGKAISLEEKPACPKSPFAVPGLYFYDGTAPERAKSLRPSKRGELEITDLNRLYMEEGKLHVEVFGRGFAWLDMGTHESLLDASNFIATVQNRQGMMVSCPEEIAWRKGFIGPDQLRKLAEPLKKNGYGQYLLSLLGGGFPCA, from the coding sequence GTGATCGGGAAAGGCATCATCCTGGCGGGAGGCTCCGGGACCCGCCTCTACCCCTTGACCCTGGCCACCAGCAAGCAGTTGTTGCCCGTGTACGACAAGCCGATGATCTACTACCCCCTATCGGTCCTCATGCTGGCGGGCATCCGGGACATCCTCCTCATCACCACACCGGAGGACCAGGCAAACTTCAAACAGTTGCTGGGTGATGGGGCCCAGTGGGGGATCTCCCTTTCCTACGAGATACAACCATCCCCAGGCGGCCTGGCCCAGGCATTTCTGATCGGGGAAAAGTTCTTGAACGGGAATTCCTCCTGCCTCGTTCTGGGGGACAACCTCTTCTACGGCCGAGGACTGGGCGAAATGCTCGCACGTGTTACGTCAAGGGAAGAGGGGGCGACGATCTTCGGATACCCGCTTAAGAACCCGAGGGATTACGGAGTGGTTGAACTTGATGCTTCCGGAAAGGCGATCAGCCTCGAAGAGAAACCTGCCTGCCCCAAATCCCCCTTCGCGGTCCCGGGTCTCTATTTCTACGACGGCACCGCCCCGGAAAGGGCCAAAAGCCTTAGGCCCTCGAAGCGTGGAGAGCTGGAGATCACCGACTTGAACAGGCTTTACATGGAGGAAGGGAAGCTTCACGTTGAGGTGTTCGGTCGCGGCTTCGCCTGGCTTGACATGGGAACCCACGAAAGCCTGCTCGATGCCTCGAACTTCATCGCAACGGTCCAGAACCGTCAAGGAATGATGGTGTCTTGCCCAGAAGAGATCGCATGGAGGAAGGGATTCATCGGCCCCGATCAGTTGCGAAAACTTGCCGAGCCCCTGAAGAAGAACGGCTACGGACAATATCTTCTCAGCCTCCTTGGAGGTGGTTTCCCGTGCGCGTAA
- the rfbC gene encoding dTDP-4-dehydrorhamnose 3,5-epimerase produces the protein MRVTELSLPGLLHIEPVFFGDSRGYFLQTWQARQYRDAGISEFFVQDNLSLSRKGTLRGLHYQKPNTQGKLVFVLKGEVWDVAVDLRVGSPTFGKWEGVTLKGQTHNQLYIPPGFAHGFCVISDEALFTYKCTDFYAPQNEHGIIWNDPDLDIPWPVKDPILSAKDGRYPRLRDIPGESLFRWEGP, from the coding sequence GTGCGCGTAACGGAGCTTTCCCTTCCGGGTCTCCTGCATATCGAGCCCGTCTTCTTCGGAGACTCGCGAGGCTATTTCCTGCAGACCTGGCAGGCCCGGCAATATCGGGATGCCGGAATATCGGAGTTTTTCGTCCAGGACAACCTATCACTTTCGAGAAAGGGGACCCTTAGGGGCCTCCATTACCAGAAGCCGAACACTCAGGGCAAGCTTGTCTTCGTGCTGAAAGGTGAGGTCTGGGACGTGGCCGTGGACCTGAGAGTGGGCTCTCCCACTTTCGGCAAGTGGGAGGGAGTCACTCTGAAAGGGCAAACCCACAACCAGCTTTACATTCCACCGGGATTCGCCCACGGGTTTTGCGTCATTTCTGACGAAGCTCTCTTCACCTATAAGTGCACGGATTTTTACGCGCCCCAGAACGAACATGGCATAATCTGGAACGATCCGGACCTGGACATCCCATGGCCCGTTAAGGACCCGATCCTATCCGCCAAAGACGGAAGGTACCCTAGGCTGAGAGATATCCCCGGAGAAAGCCTCTTCAGATGGGAAGGACCCTGA
- the rfbD gene encoding dTDP-4-dehydrorhamnose reductase: MGRTLKMLKFLITGKQGQLSLAFAELLKTRGIEFLALGRHDLDISDLNSVRRVIAHYKPGAVFNGAAYNDVDKAEENRETAFLANAIGPKNLALACAEMSIPLITFSTDYVFDGKKSAPYTTEDPTCPLNAYGESKLAGEIFVHESCQQFILARVSWVFGEKGKTESNFLKKLLYWASSNKRLRIVDDQISSPSFAPDIAEAVYSLFKDGKWGLSHLCNTGFCSRYDWAKIALQTVNWSGELMRAKSREFRTAAQRPAFSALRSSYELPSWEESTLRCLSNLNL; this comes from the coding sequence ATGGGAAGGACCCTGAAAATGTTGAAATTCCTCATTACAGGAAAACAGGGGCAGCTTTCACTTGCCTTTGCGGAACTCCTCAAGACGAGGGGAATAGAATTTCTGGCACTCGGAAGACATGATTTGGATATCTCCGATCTCAACTCCGTCAGGAGAGTCATTGCACACTACAAGCCCGGCGCCGTCTTTAACGGTGCCGCCTACAACGATGTCGACAAGGCGGAAGAAAACCGAGAAACGGCTTTCCTCGCGAACGCGATCGGGCCGAAAAACCTGGCTCTCGCTTGTGCCGAAATGTCCATCCCTCTTATCACCTTCAGCACCGACTACGTTTTTGATGGCAAGAAAAGTGCACCGTACACAACGGAAGACCCAACCTGCCCGCTTAATGCTTATGGGGAGAGCAAGCTGGCCGGTGAGATCTTCGTACACGAGTCTTGCCAACAATTCATTTTAGCCCGGGTAAGCTGGGTTTTTGGCGAGAAGGGAAAGACGGAATCAAATTTCCTGAAAAAGCTCCTTTACTGGGCCAGTTCAAACAAACGTCTTCGGATAGTCGATGACCAAATTTCTTCTCCTTCTTTCGCCCCGGACATCGCAGAAGCTGTTTATTCTCTTTTCAAAGATGGGAAATGGGGACTATCCCATCTTTGCAATACCGGATTCTGCAGCAGGTACGACTGGGCCAAAATAGCCCTGCAAACAGTGAATTGGAGTGGCGAGTTGATGCGGGCAAAGAGTCGGGAATTCAGAACCGCCGCTCAAAGGCCTGCCTTTTCCGCCTTAAGGAGTAGTTACGAGCTACCATCATGGGAAGAGAGTACATTGAGATGCCTTTCGAACCTGAATCTTTGA